From the Helicobacter pylori genome, one window contains:
- the panD gene encoding aspartate 1-decarboxylase, which translates to MTFEMLYSKIHRATITDANLNYVGSITIDEDLAKLAKLREGMKVEIVDVNNGERFSTYVILGKKRGEICVNGAAARKVAIGDVVIILAYASMNEDEINTHKPNIVLVDEKNEILEKG; encoded by the coding sequence ATGACTTTTGAAATGCTTTATAGTAAAATCCATAGGGCTACTATCACAGACGCTAATCTCAATTATGTAGGCTCGATCACCATAGATGAGGATTTAGCCAAGCTCGCTAAGCTCAGAGAGGGCATGAAAGTGGAAATCGTGGATGTCAATAACGGCGAACGCTTCAGCACCTATGTGATTTTAGGGAAAAAAAGGGGCGAAATTTGCGTCAATGGCGCAGCAGCCAGAAAAGTGGCCATAGGCGATGTGGTGATCATCTTAGCTTATGCGAGCATGAACGAAGATGAAATCAATACGCACAAGCCAAACATCGTGCTAGTGGATGAAAAAAACGAAATTTTAGAAAAGGGTTAG
- a CDS encoding mannose-1-phosphate guanylyltransferase/mannose-6-phosphate isomerase yields the protein MKIKNVLLSGGSGKRLWPLSRSLYPKQFLKLFDHKSLFELSFKRNASLVDETLIVCNEKHYFLALEEIKNEIQNKSVGFLLESLSKNTANAIALSALMSDKEDLLIVAPSDHLIKDLQAYENAIKKAIGLAQEGFLVTFGVSIDKPNTEFGYIESPNALDVKRFIEKPSLEKAIEFQKSGEFYFNSGMFVFQAGVFLDELKKHAPTILKGCERAFETLENTHFFENKIARLSEKSMQDLEDVSVDIALMQQSHKIKMVELNAKWSDLGNFNALFEEAAHESKENVSLNQTPVFAKESENNLVFSHKVSALLGVEDLAIIDTKDALLVAHKDKAKDLKALVSEIEINNQELLQTHTKVYRPWGSYEVLHESGCYKVKILEVKPNARLSLQKHFHRSEHWVVISGMASVELDHQSFELQANQSTYIPKNTLHRLANYGKIPLIIIEVQVGEYVGEDDIVRVDDDFNRQNQNT from the coding sequence ATGAAAATTAAAAATGTCTTATTGAGTGGGGGGAGCGGCAAACGCCTATGGCCTTTAAGCCGTAGCCTATACCCTAAGCAATTTTTAAAGCTTTTTGATCATAAAAGCTTGTTTGAGTTGAGTTTTAAAAGAAACGCTTCCTTAGTAGATGAAACGCTCATTGTGTGCAATGAAAAGCATTATTTTTTAGCCCTAGAAGAAATAAAAAACGAAATCCAAAACAAGAGCGTGGGTTTTTTACTAGAGAGCTTGAGTAAAAACACCGCTAACGCCATCGCTTTGAGCGCTTTAATGAGCGATAAAGAAGATTTACTCATCGTTGCACCAAGCGATCATTTGATTAAAGACCTTCAAGCGTATGAAAATGCGATAAAAAAAGCGATTGGTTTAGCCCAAGAAGGTTTTTTAGTCACTTTTGGCGTGAGTATTGACAAGCCCAACACGGAGTTTGGGTATATTGAAAGCCCTAACGCTCTAGATGTCAAGCGATTCATTGAAAAGCCAAGCCTAGAAAAAGCGATAGAGTTTCAAAAAAGCGGAGAGTTTTATTTCAATAGCGGCATGTTTGTTTTCCAAGCGGGCGTTTTTTTAGACGAATTAAAAAAGCATGCCCCTACTATTTTAAAGGGGTGTGAAAGAGCGTTTGAAACTTTAGAAAACACGCATTTTTTTGAAAACAAGATCGCGCGTTTGAGCGAAAAGAGCATGCAAGATTTAGAAGACGTGAGCGTGGATATAGCCTTAATGCAACAAAGCCACAAAATCAAAATGGTAGAATTGAACGCCAAGTGGAGCGATTTAGGGAATTTTAACGCCCTTTTTGAAGAAGCGGCTCACGAGTCTAAAGAAAATGTCAGCTTGAATCAAACGCCTGTTTTTGCCAAAGAGAGCGAGAATAATTTAGTGTTTTCTCATAAAGTGAGCGCTCTTTTAGGGGTTGAGGATTTAGCGATCATTGACACTAAAGACGCTCTTTTAGTCGCTCATAAAGATAAGGCTAAGGATTTAAAAGCCCTAGTGAGCGAGATAGAAATAAATAACCAGGAATTGTTGCAAACGCACACTAAAGTCTATCGCCCTTGGGGGAGTTATGAAGTCTTGCATGAGAGCGGTTGCTACAAGGTTAAGATTTTAGAAGTCAAACCAAACGCTAGGCTTTCTTTACAAAAGCATTTCCACAGGAGCGAACACTGGGTGGTGATTAGCGGGATGGCGAGCGTGGAGTTGGATCACCAATCGTTTGAATTGCAAGCTAACCAATCCACTTATATCCCTAAAAACACCTTACACCGCCTGGCTAATTATGGCAAAATCCCTTTAATCATCATAGAGGTCCAAGTGGGCGAGTATGTCGGCGAAGACGATATTGTAAGGGTTGATGACGATTTTAACAGACAGAATCAAAACACCTAA
- a CDS encoding DNA type IV secretion system protein ComB10 yields the protein MNKWLKGAIVFIGGFATITTISLIYHQKPKAPLNNQPSLLNDDEVKYPLQDYTFTQNPQPTNTESSKDATIKALQEQLKAALKALNSKEMNYSKEETFTSPPMDPKINTTPPKKDFSLKQLDLLASRITPFKQSPKNYEENLIFPVDNPNGIDGFTNLKEKDTATNENKLLRTITADKMIPAFLITPISSQIAGKVIAQVESDIFASMGKAVLIPKGSKVIGYYSNNNKMGEYRLDIVWSRIITPHGINIMLTNAKGADIKGYNGLVGELIERNFQRYGVPLLLSTLTNGLLIGITSALNNRGNKEEVTNFFGDYLLLQLMRQSGMGINQVVNQILRDKSKIAPIVVIREGSRVFISPNTDIFFPIPRENEVIAEFLK from the coding sequence GTGAATAAGTGGCTTAAAGGGGCGATTGTTTTTATAGGGGGTTTTGCAACGATTACAACCATTTCTTTAATCTACCACCAAAAGCCAAAAGCCCCCTTAAATAACCAACCTAGCCTTTTGAATGATGATGAGGTGAAATACCCCTTACAAGACTACACCTTCACTCAAAACCCACAGCCAACTAACACGGAAAGCTCTAAAGACGCCACCATTAAAGCCTTACAAGAACAACTCAAAGCCGCTTTAAAAGCCTTAAATTCCAAAGAAATGAACTATTCCAAAGAAGAAACTTTTACTAGCCCTCCCATGGATCCAAAAATAAACACAACCCCCCCTAAAAAAGACTTTTCTTTAAAGCAATTAGATTTACTAGCCTCTCGCATCACCCCTTTCAAACAAAGCCCTAAAAATTACGAAGAAAACCTGATTTTCCCTGTGGATAACCCTAATGGCATTGATGGTTTCACTAACCTTAAAGAAAAAGACACCGCCACTAATGAAAACAAGCTTTTACGCACCATTACAGCTGACAAAATGATACCCGCCTTTTTGATCACGCCCATTTCTAGCCAGATCGCTGGTAAAGTGATTGCGCAAGTGGAAAGCGATATTTTTGCGAGCATGGGCAAAGCCGTCTTAATCCCTAAAGGCTCTAAAGTCATAGGCTATTACAGCAACAATAACAAAATGGGCGAATACCGCTTGGATATTGTATGGAGTCGAATCATCACTCCCCATGGCATTAATATCATGCTCACTAACGCTAAAGGGGCGGACATTAAAGGCTATAACGGATTAGTGGGGGAATTGATTGAAAGGAATTTCCAACGCTATGGCGTGCCGTTACTGCTTTCTACGCTCACTAACGGCTTATTGATTGGGATCACTTCGGCTTTAAACAATAGAGGCAATAAAGAAGAGGTGACTAATTTCTTTGGGGATTATCTTTTATTGCAATTGATGAGGCAAAGCGGCATGGGGATCAATCAAGTCGTCAATCAAATTTTAAGAGACAAGAGCAAGATCGCCCCCATTGTGGTGATTAGAGAGGGAAGCAGGGTTTTCATTTCGCCCAATACTGATATATTCTTCCCTATACCCAGAGAGAATGAAGTCATCGCAGAGTTTTTGAAGTGA
- a CDS encoding TrbG/VirB9 family P-type conjugative transfer protein, with product MRKVLYALIGFLLAFSVLKADDFLEEANETAPAHLNHPMQDLNAIQGSFFDKNRSKMSNTLNINYFQGQTYKIRLRYAMATLLFFSKPISDFVLGDKVGFDAKILESNDRILLIKPLQIGVDSNISVIDSEGKIFSFYVFSTTFTSSKHPNLQVFIEDKNYYTNAFIKPQKENQENMAENAPKDAQKNNKPLKEEKEETKTPEEEVIIIGDNTNAMKIIKKDIQKGYKALKSSQRKWYCLWACSKKSKLSLMPEEIFNDKQFTYFKFDKRLALSKFPVIYKVVDGYDNPVNTRIVGDYIIAEDVSAKWTLRLGKDYLCIRFVKRSKGE from the coding sequence ATGCGTAAGGTTTTATACGCTCTCATTGGGTTTTTGTTGGCTTTTAGCGTTTTAAAAGCCGATGATTTTTTAGAAGAAGCGAACGAAACAGCCCCGGCGCATTTAAACCACCCCATGCAGGATTTAAACGCCATTCAAGGGAGCTTTTTTGACAAAAACCGCTCCAAAATGTCCAACACTTTGAATATTAATTATTTTCAAGGGCAAACCTATAAAATCCGCTTGCGTTATGCGATGGCGACCTTATTGTTTTTTTCAAAACCCATTAGCGATTTTGTTTTGGGGGATAAGGTGGGCTTTGATGCGAAAATCTTAGAGAGCAACGATCGCATTTTACTCATCAAGCCTTTACAAATCGGCGTTGATTCCAATATCAGCGTGATTGATAGCGAGGGTAAGATTTTTTCTTTCTATGTGTTTTCTACCACTTTCACCAGCTCCAAACACCCTAATTTACAGGTTTTTATAGAAGATAAAAACTATTACACTAACGCTTTTATCAAGCCCCAAAAAGAAAATCAAGAAAATATGGCTGAAAATGCCCCTAAAGATGCCCAAAAAAATAATAAGCCCCTAAAAGAAGAAAAAGAAGAAACTAAAACCCCAGAAGAAGAGGTGATAATTATTGGCGATAACACTAATGCGATGAAAATTATTAAAAAAGACATCCAAAAAGGCTATAAGGCTTTAAAAAGCTCTCAAAGGAAATGGTATTGTTTATGGGCTTGTTCTAAAAAATCCAAACTCTCCTTAATGCCTGAAGAAATCTTTAACGACAAACAATTCACTTATTTCAAATTTGACAAAAGATTAGCGCTCTCTAAATTCCCGGTGATTTATAAGGTCGTTGATGGCTATGATAATCCGGTGAATACAAGGATTGTGGGCGATTACATTATCGCTGAAGACGTTTCGGCTAAATGGACTTTAAGGCTGGGTAAGGACTATTTGTGTATCCGTTTTGTCAAAAGGAGCAAAGGTGAATAA
- a CDS encoding YbaB/EbfC family nucleoid-associated protein, with the protein MDFSQLGGLSGLLDGMKKEFSQLEEKNKDTIHTSKSGGGMVSVSFNGLGELVDLQIDDSLLEDKEAMQIYLMSALNDGYKAVEENRKNLAFNMLGNFAKL; encoded by the coding sequence ATGGATTTTAGTCAATTGGGCGGGTTAAGCGGGTTATTAGACGGCATGAAAAAAGAGTTTTCCCAACTAGAAGAAAAGAATAAAGACACGATCCACACTTCCAAAAGCGGTGGGGGAATGGTGAGCGTGAGTTTTAATGGGTTGGGGGAGTTGGTGGATTTGCAAATTGATGACAGCCTGCTAGAAGATAAAGAAGCGATGCAAATCTATTTGATGAGCGCTTTGAATGACGGGTATAAAGCCGTAGAAGAAAACCGAAAGAATTTAGCCTTTAACATGCTAGGGAATTTTGCCAAGTTGTGA
- the gmd gene encoding GDP-mannose 4,6-dehydratase: MKEKIALITGVTGQDGSYLAEYLLNLGYEVHGLKRRSSSINTSRIDHLYEDLHSEHKRRFFLHYGDMTDSSNLIHLIATTKPTEIYNLAAQSHVKVSFETPEYTANADGIGTLRILEAMRILGLEKKTRFYQASTSELYGEVLETPQNENTPFNPRSPYAVAKMYAFYITKNYREAYNLFAVNGILFNHESRVRGETFVTRKITRAASAIAYNLTDCLYLGNLDAKRDWGHAKDYVKMMHLMLQAPTPQDYVIATGKTTSVRDFVKMSFEFIGIGLEFQNTGIKEIGLIKSVDEKRANALQLNLRHLKTGKIVVRIDECYFRPTEVDLLLGDPTKAEKELGWVREYDLKELVKDMLEYDLKECQKNLYLQDGGYILRNFYE; encoded by the coding sequence ATGAAAGAAAAAATCGCTTTAATCACTGGGGTTACCGGGCAAGACGGGAGCTATCTGGCCGAATACTTGCTGAATTTGGGTTATGAAGTGCATGGGTTAAAAAGGCGCTCTTCTAGCATCAACACTTCTAGGATCGATCATCTGTATGAGGATTTGCACAGCGAACACAAAAGGCGTTTTTTCTTGCACTATGGGGATATGACCGATAGCTCTAACCTCATCCATTTGATCGCTACCACTAAGCCTACAGAGATTTATAATTTAGCCGCTCAAAGCCATGTGAAAGTCTCTTTTGAAACCCCAGAATACACCGCTAACGCTGATGGTATTGGCACGCTTAGGATTTTAGAGGCCATGCGGATTTTAGGCTTAGAAAAGAAAACGCGCTTTTATCAAGCCAGCACGAGCGAATTGTATGGCGAAGTCTTAGAAACCCCACAAAATGAAAACACCCCCTTTAACCCACGAAGCCCCTATGCGGTCGCTAAAATGTATGCTTTTTATATTACCAAAAATTACAGAGAGGCTTATAATTTGTTTGCGGTTAATGGCATCCTTTTTAACCATGAGAGCAGGGTAAGGGGCGAAACTTTTGTAACCCGTAAAATCACACGAGCCGCTAGCGCGATAGCGTATAACTTAACGGATTGCTTGTATTTAGGGAATTTAGACGCTAAAAGAGATTGGGGGCATGCCAAAGATTACGTGAAAATGATGCATTTAATGCTCCAAGCGCCTACCCCACAAGATTATGTGATCGCTACAGGAAAGACCACGAGCGTGCGCGATTTTGTGAAAATGAGCTTTGAATTTATCGGCATTGGTTTAGAATTTCAAAATACAGGGATTAAAGAAATCGGTTTGATTAAAAGCGTTGATGAAAAAAGAGCGAACGCTTTACAATTAAACTTAAGACATTTAAAAACAGGCAAAATCGTGGTGCGCATAGACGAGTGCTATTTTAGGCCTACTGAAGTGGATTTGCTCTTAGGCGATCCCACTAAGGCTGAGAAAGAGCTAGGCTGGGTTAGGGAATACGATTTAAAAGAGTTGGTTAAGGACATGTTAGAATACGATTTAAAAGAATGCCAGAAAAACCTTTACTTGCAAGATGGGGGCTATATTTTAAGGAATTTTTATGAATGA
- a CDS encoding P-type conjugative transfer protein TrbL, with protein sequence MKHDAYEIILSWFITPLTAILGRFAEFFLYTLHAQLVFNSAVALAFMLFAYRSLKEQNFFSASVLLEALWFVGFFALFNYALKNPSCFYELFQNAIFVAPNMITQSLSQSLSNFSNHALSLDFIFNHGFYALSFISDLSHNEMSVWLFLSILQVLFLSVLFAIIILVYLEAHVWCSLGALFLAFGFFKTWRSVVVICLKKCFALGFYKPFLLLVGFLNVSVTKALMDASMQEKQDLSLLLVVALFLCCVFIIGVPFFINALFRVQNSLKETYKLATNLSANLTQSALQSLQYTTTSPALSSVSPSTSGSVSKEKETHSPTFKVETTQLDVKIPNFKQKKVKKDTINTKNEI encoded by the coding sequence ATGAAACATGACGCTTATGAAATCATTCTTTCTTGGTTTATCACGCCTCTCACGGCGATTTTAGGGCGTTTCGCTGAATTTTTCCTCTACACCTTGCATGCGCAATTGGTGTTTAATAGCGCGGTCGCTTTGGCGTTCATGCTTTTTGCTTACAGGAGTTTGAAAGAACAGAATTTTTTCAGCGCTAGCGTGCTTTTAGAAGCGTTATGGTTTGTGGGGTTTTTTGCGCTGTTTAACTACGCTTTGAAAAACCCTTCGTGCTTTTATGAATTGTTTCAAAACGCTATTTTTGTTGCGCCTAACATGATCACTCAAAGCCTTTCTCAAAGCTTGAGTAACTTTTCTAACCACGCGCTTTCTTTAGATTTTATTTTTAATCATGGTTTTTATGCCCTTAGCTTCATCAGCGATTTGAGCCATAACGAAATGTCCGTGTGGCTTTTTTTAAGCATTTTGCAAGTGCTTTTTTTGAGCGTGCTGTTTGCGATCATCATTTTAGTGTATTTGGAAGCGCATGTGTGGTGCTCTTTAGGGGCGCTGTTTTTAGCGTTTGGATTTTTCAAAACCTGGAGGAGCGTTGTGGTTATATGCCTTAAAAAATGCTTCGCTCTTGGGTTTTACAAGCCTTTTTTGTTGTTAGTGGGTTTTTTGAACGTGTCGGTTACTAAGGCGTTAATGGACGCTAGCATGCAAGAAAAACAAGACTTAAGCCTTTTATTGGTGGTGGCGTTATTTTTGTGTTGCGTTTTTATCATAGGCGTGCCTTTTTTCATCAACGCTTTGTTTAGGGTGCAAAACAGCCTCAAAGAAACTTACAAACTCGCCACCAATTTGAGCGCTAACCTCACTCAAAGCGCTTTGCAATCTTTACAATATACCACAACCTCGCCCGCTCTTTCTAGCGTTTCTCCTTCTACAAGCGGTAGCGTTTCTAAAGAAAAGGAAACGCATTCCCCCACATTCAAGGTAGAAACCACTCAATTAGATGTAAAAATCCCAAATTTCAAGCAAAAAAAGGTTAAAAAGGATACAATAAATACAAAAAATGAAATTTAA
- a CDS encoding PDZ domain-containing protein — MLYKALIVFIALLGFLNGLGAYDFKHCQVFFKKASLKNGGVALRELPKGVYLYYSKTYPKHAKVIKSDPFIGLYLLQSAPSEYVYTLRDLDKDALIRPMASIGTNQATEARLLVGQKGYDRYAQISQKTQKNGVISNICYQMLGLGVGGNGFIETKFIKRFLNQQEPYYGDIGVRLEEHHKRLVVAQFDPFFPKNPFLKNDEILAINDYKIRSLAEFEWVVSNLKYQSLAKVKIKRNHKIKEVTLKVNKRYGGFLLKDTFLERYGIALDERFIITKIGAHLPKGLDFLKLGDRILWVNHKSVSFNPKALREALSAPKIELLVWRKGFEFYIKVR, encoded by the coding sequence ATGCTTTATAAAGCCCTTATCGTTTTTATCGCTCTGTTGGGTTTTTTGAATGGTTTAGGGGCTTATGATTTCAAGCATTGTCAGGTTTTTTTTAAAAAAGCGAGCCTTAAAAATGGGGGCGTGGCTTTAAGGGAATTGCCTAAAGGCGTGTATTTGTATTACTCTAAAACCTACCCCAAACACGCTAAAGTCATCAAATCCGATCCTTTTATAGGGCTGTATTTGTTGCAAAGCGCGCCAAGCGAGTATGTTTATACATTAAGGGATTTGGACAAAGACGCCCTTATAAGACCCATGGCCAGTATAGGGACTAATCAAGCCACAGAAGCGCGATTATTAGTGGGGCAAAAAGGCTATGACCGCTACGCTCAAATTTCACAAAAAACCCAAAAAAATGGCGTTATCAGCAATATTTGCTATCAAATGCTAGGGCTAGGGGTAGGGGGGAACGGCTTTATAGAAACGAAATTCATCAAGCGCTTTTTAAACCAACAAGAGCCTTATTATGGGGATATTGGGGTGCGTTTAGAAGAACATCATAAGCGTTTAGTGGTAGCGCAATTCGATCCCTTTTTCCCTAAAAACCCTTTTTTAAAAAACGATGAAATCCTAGCGATCAATGATTACAAGATCCGCTCGTTAGCGGAGTTTGAATGGGTGGTGAGCAATCTTAAATACCAAAGCCTTGCAAAAGTGAAAATCAAACGAAACCACAAAATCAAAGAAGTAACGCTCAAAGTCAATAAACGCTATGGGGGGTTTTTGCTCAAAGACACTTTTTTAGAGCGCTATGGCATCGCTTTAGACGAGCGTTTTATCATCACTAAAATAGGTGCTCATTTACCCAAAGGCTTGGATTTTTTAAAGCTTGGGGATAGGATTTTATGGGTGAATCATAAAAGTGTTTCGTTCAACCCGAAGGCTTTAAGAGAAGCGTTAAGCGCGCCTAAAATTGAATTATTAGTCTGGCGTAAAGGCTTTGAATTTTACATTAAAGTCCGTTGA
- a CDS encoding AAA family ATPase, with translation MDKFNKDLNEVLSHALDLALDFNHVLCTTEHVLLAILEHGIGIRIFNTLEEDNYHKMEQILKDYLQQYIPLKNDPTKIPDRSPVLARVFKKMYASYLDSVGVEELLIFILEYDDCYASKLLDSFGITRSYFKSALLDFDNPNDINDNDINNEEAPKSTPLKKYTKNLSALAQNNALDPVIGREEEILRVIEILGRRKKNNPLLIGEAGVGKTSIAEALALKIAQKEVPEFLQEYEVYSLDLALMVAGAKYRGDFEKRLKKTLKEIQQNGRIILFIDEIHTLLGAGSSNAGSLDAANMLKPVLTDGSLKCLGATTFEEYRSVFEKDKAFNRRFSIVNVEEPSKEACYLILKNIAPLYEEHHQVRYNESVFKACVDLTSYYMHDKFLPDKAIELLDEVGSRKKINPKKGKKISVDDVQETLALKLKIPKMRLSSDKKALLRNLEKSLKNKIFAQTEAINLVSNAIKIQYCGLSSKNKPVGSFLFVGPSGVGKTELAKELALNLNLHFERFDMSEYKEAHSVAKLIGSPSGYVGFEQGGLLVNAIKKHPHCLLLLDEIEKAHPNVYDLLLQVMDNATLSDNLGNQASFKHVILIMTSNVGSKDKDTLGFFSAKNAKYDKAVKELLTPELRSRIDAIVPFNALSLEDFERIVSVELDKLKALALEQGVILKFHKEVVKCIAQKSYQTTLGAREIKKIIHHEIKTQLSDILLLQSLKKPCKIACLLEKNQLVLKEIKRAQKVKENDF, from the coding sequence ATGGACAAATTCAATAAAGATTTGAATGAAGTTTTATCTCATGCTTTAGATTTAGCCCTAGATTTTAACCATGTCCTTTGCACCACAGAGCATGTGCTGTTAGCCATTTTAGAGCATGGGATTGGAATAAGGATTTTTAATACTTTAGAAGAAGATAACTACCATAAAATGGAGCAAATCCTTAAAGACTACTTGCAACAATACATTCCTTTAAAAAACGATCCAACCAAAATACCAGACAGGAGTCCCGTATTAGCAAGAGTGTTTAAAAAAATGTATGCGAGTTACTTGGATAGCGTGGGCGTGGAAGAATTGCTTATTTTTATTTTAGAATACGATGATTGTTACGCTTCAAAACTCTTGGATAGTTTTGGCATCACTCGTTCGTATTTCAAGTCCGCTTTATTGGATTTTGATAACCCTAATGATATTAATGATAATGACATTAATAATGAAGAAGCGCCCAAAAGCACTCCCCTAAAAAAATACACTAAAAACTTGAGCGCTTTAGCCCAAAATAACGCTTTAGATCCAGTCATTGGCAGAGAAGAAGAGATTTTAAGAGTCATAGAAATTTTAGGGCGCAGGAAAAAGAATAACCCGCTTTTAATTGGCGAAGCGGGCGTGGGAAAAACTTCCATCGCTGAAGCTTTGGCTTTAAAAATCGCTCAAAAAGAAGTACCGGAATTTTTGCAAGAATATGAGGTTTATTCTTTGGATTTGGCTTTAATGGTGGCTGGGGCAAAATACAGAGGGGATTTTGAAAAACGCCTGAAAAAAACGCTCAAAGAGATCCAACAAAACGGCCGTATCATTTTATTCATTGATGAAATCCACACCCTTTTAGGCGCAGGGAGCAGTAACGCTGGGAGCTTGGATGCGGCGAATATGTTAAAACCGGTTTTAACGGATGGGAGCTTGAAATGTTTGGGGGCGACCACTTTTGAAGAATACCGCAGCGTGTTTGAAAAAGACAAGGCTTTCAACAGGCGTTTTTCTATAGTGAATGTTGAAGAGCCTTCTAAGGAAGCGTGTTACTTGATTTTAAAGAATATTGCCCCCCTTTATGAAGAACACCACCAGGTGCGTTATAATGAAAGCGTGTTTAAGGCGTGCGTGGATTTGACGAGTTATTACATGCATGATAAATTCTTGCCGGATAAGGCGATTGAATTATTAGATGAGGTGGGATCAAGGAAAAAGATCAACCCTAAAAAAGGCAAAAAAATCAGCGTTGATGACGTGCAAGAAACGCTCGCTCTAAAGCTTAAAATCCCTAAAATGCGCTTGAGTAGCGATAAAAAAGCCCTTTTAAGGAATTTGGAAAAATCGCTAAAAAATAAGATTTTTGCCCAAACCGAAGCGATTAATCTTGTCAGTAATGCGATCAAAATCCAGTATTGCGGGCTTTCTTCTAAAAATAAGCCTGTGGGGAGCTTTTTATTCGTGGGGCCTAGTGGGGTGGGGAAAACAGAATTGGCTAAAGAATTGGCCTTGAATTTGAATTTGCATTTTGAACGCTTTGACATGAGCGAATACAAAGAAGCCCATAGCGTGGCAAAGCTCATCGGGAGTCCTAGCGGTTATGTGGGGTTTGAGCAAGGGGGGTTATTGGTGAATGCGATTAAAAAGCACCCGCATTGTTTGCTGCTTTTAGATGAGATAGAAAAGGCCCACCCTAATGTGTATGATTTGTTGTTGCAGGTGATGGATAACGCCACTTTGAGCGATAATTTAGGCAATCAGGCGAGTTTTAAGCATGTGATACTGATTATGACTTCAAATGTGGGGAGTAAGGATAAGGACACGCTAGGGTTTTTTAGCGCTAAAAACGCCAAGTATGATAAAGCCGTTAAAGAGCTTTTAACCCCTGAATTGCGATCCAGAATTGATGCGATCGTGCCGTTTAACGCGCTCAGTTTGGAGGATTTTGAACGCATTGTTTCTGTGGAATTAGACAAATTAAAAGCCCTAGCGTTAGAGCAAGGCGTGATCTTAAAATTCCATAAAGAAGTTGTGAAATGCATCGCGCAAAAAAGCTACCAAACGACTTTAGGAGCGAGAGAAATTAAAAAAATCATTCACCATGAAATCAAAACCCAATTAAGCGATATACTGCTCTTGCAATCGCTTAAAAAACCTTGTAAGATCGCTTGCTTATTGGAAAAAAACCAATTGGTTTTAAAAGAAATCAAGCGCGCGCAAAAGGTGAAAGAAAATGACTTTTGA
- a CDS encoding type IV secretion system protein — protein MKEKPFNSEQLIYLEELLSHQEKHLESKLSGFSVNDLDMQSVFRLERNRLKIAYRLLGLMSFIALVLAIVLISILPLQKTEHHFVDFLNQDKHYAIIQRADKSISSNEALARSLIGAYVLNRESINRIDDKSRYELVRLQSSSKVWQRFEDLIKAQNSIYAQSHLEREVHIVNIAIYQQDNNPIASVSIAAKLLNENKLVYEKRYKIVLSYLFDTPDFDYASMPKNPTGFKITRYSITEIAPISRND, from the coding sequence ATGAAAGAAAAGCCTTTCAATAGCGAGCAGTTGATCTATTTAGAAGAGCTTTTAAGCCACCAAGAAAAGCATTTAGAGAGCAAGCTTTCTGGTTTTTCGGTGAACGATTTGGACATGCAAAGCGTGTTTCGGCTAGAAAGGAACCGCTTGAAAATCGCTTACAGGCTTTTAGGTTTGATGAGCTTTATCGCGCTTGTCTTAGCGATCGTTTTAATCAGCATTCTGCCCTTACAAAAAACCGAACACCATTTCGTGGATTTTTTAAACCAGGACAAGCATTACGCCATTATCCAAAGAGCGGATAAAAGCATTTCCAGTAATGAAGCGTTGGCTCGTTCGCTCATTGGGGCGTATGTGTTAAACCGAGAGAGTATTAATCGCATTGACGATAAATCCCGCTATGAACTGGTGCGCTTGCAAAGCAGCTCTAAAGTGTGGCAACGCTTTGAAGATTTGATTAAAGCCCAAAACAGCATCTATGCGCAAAGCCATTTAGAAAGAGAAGTCCATATCGTCAATATTGCGATCTATCAGCAAGACAATAACCCCATTGCGAGCGTGTCCATTGCAGCTAAACTTTTGAATGAGAACAAGCTCGTGTATGAAAAGCGTTATAAAATCGTGCTGAGTTATTTGTTTGACACCCCGGATTTTGATTACGCTTCCATGCCTAAAAACCCTACCGGCTTTAAAATCACTCGCTACAGCATCACTGAAATCGCGCCGATTAGTAGGAATGATTGA